In Amia ocellicauda isolate fAmiCal2 chromosome 7, fAmiCal2.hap1, whole genome shotgun sequence, one genomic interval encodes:
- the LOC136754138 gene encoding extracellular calcium-sensing receptor-like, producing the protein MLLLAEIVLIIFFARAEKPVCQPYGTQDLPQFSKEGDIIIGGVFSFHVNPILVNPEFKASPEQIQCKGLHPAQFQYSQTLIFAIEEINNRSDILPNVSLGYKIYDSCRTVSMSIKSSLALMNVEQTNLSDEPCIKPTTVHAIIGETSSTPTIGIATTVGPFGIPVISHFATCACLSNKKEFPTFFRTIPSDYYQSRALAKLVKHFGWTWVGAIRTDDDYGNNGMATFIQAAQQEGICIEYSEAIYRTDPREKFLKVADIVKKSSSKVIVAFTTYLEMDLLVKELLIQNVTGLQWVGSEAWITDRYLLSSESNKILYGAIGLSVPNVEIPGLKEFLLNARPSNTPGNTGFNEYWENIFNCSITDGNGNTCTGMESLKERNNQYTAVSDIVILYNVYKAVYAVAHSLHHLFTCTNGQGPFQNKTCANKNKTEPWQVLHYLKELNFTTWNGEKVYFDENGDPAARYALVNWQHTNKGITRLEVIGLYDASLPEGQRFVMNEVSAMWAGDRDEVPKSVCSESCLPGTRKAIVKGKPICCFDCIPCAEGEVSNTTDSVDCAKCPAEYRTNEQKTQCLLKTIEFLSFQESMGIVLVTCSVFGACLTITAAIIFFWYRYTPIVRANNSELSFLLLFSLTLCFLCSLTFIGQPSEWSCMLRHTAFGITFVLCISCVLGKTIVVLMAFRATLPGNNIMKWFGPTQQRLSVLAFTLIQVLICVLWLTISPPFPHKNTKYYIEKIILECDVGSAVGFYAVLGYIGFLSAMCFVLAFLARKLPDNFNEAKFITFSMLIFCAVWITFIPAYISSPGKFTVAVEIFAILASSFGLLSCIFVPKCYIILLKPQKNNKKHLMGKMTCKSL; encoded by the exons ATGTTGCTGCTTGCAGAAatagtattaattattttttttgcaagGGCTGAAAAGCCAGTTTGTCAGCCCTATGGAACACAAGACCTGCCTCAGTTTTCAAAAGAAGGCGACATCATTATAGGAGGTGTTTTCTCATTCCATGTAAACCCTATTCTTGTGAATCCTGAATTTAAAGCCAGTCCAGAGCAAATACAATGTAAAGg TTTACATCCTGCACAATTTCAATATTCTCAGACATTGATCTTTGccattgaagaaataaataacaggtcAGATATCCTTCCAAATGTTTCCTTGGGCTATAAAATCTATGATTCCTGTCGCACTGTAAGTATGTCTATAAAATCATCACTGGCTTTAATGAACGTGGAGCAAACAAATCTCTCAGACGAGCCCTGCATCAAACCAACCACTGTCCATGCAATCATAGGAGAAACTAGTTCCACACCAACAATAGGAATTGCAACAACAGTTGGACCCTTTGGAATACCAGTG ATCAGTCATTTTGCTACCTGTGCATGCCTCAGTAACAAGAAGGAGTTCCCCACCTTCTTCAGGACAATCCCAAGTGATTATTACCAAAGCAGAGCACTGGCAAAGCTTGTCAAGCATTTTGGATGGACCTGGGTTGGGGCAATTAGGACTGATGATGATTATGGCAACAATGGGATGGCTACTTTTATACAAGCTGCCCAACAGGAGGGGATTTGTATTGAATATTCAGAGGCCATTTATAGAACTGATCCTAGAGAGAAATTCCTGAAAGTTGCAGACATTGTTAAAAAATCTTCATCAAAGGTAATTGTTGCTTTTACAACATATTTGGAAATGGATTTGTTGGTAAAAGAACTGCTGATTCAGAATGTCACAGGCCTCCAGTGGGTGGGCAGTGAGGCATGGATTACCGATAGGTACCTGCTATCATCAGAAAGTAACAAAATCCTATATGGAGCAATTGGCTTGTCAGTTCCAAATGTAGAAATACCAGGTCTGAAAGAATTCCTTCTAAATGCCCGTCCATCGAACACACCTGGAAACACTGGCTTCAATGAGTATTGGGAAAATATCTTCAATTGTAGCATAACAGATGGAAATGGAAATACATGCACAGGGATGGAGtctttgaaagaaagaaataaccaATACACTGCTGTCTCAGACATAGTGATATTATACAATGTGTATAAAGCAGTGTATGCTGTAGCTCACTCATTACATCATCTGTTTACATGCACAAACGGCCAAGgaccttttcaaaataaaacatgtgcaaacaaaaacaagacagaaCCATGGCAG GTATTACATTACCTGAAGGAACTAAACTTCACAACCTGGAATGGAGAGAAGGTGTATTTTGATGAAAATGGGGATCCAGCAGCACGATATGCTTTAGTGAACTGGCAGCATACAAATAAAGGCATCACAAGACTTGAAGTTATTGGTCTATATGATGCCTCCTTACCAGAGGGGCAGAGATTTGTAATGAATGAAGTCAGTGCAATGTGGGCTGGTGATCGGGATGAG GTGCCAAAGTCAGTCTGCAGTGAGAGCTGCCTTCCAGGGACTCGTAAGGCAATTGTCAAAGGAAAGCCAATCTGCTGCTTTGACTGCATTCCATGTGCTGAGGGAGAAGTCAGTAATACAACAG ATTCAGTGGATTGTGCTAAGTGCCCTGCAGAATATAGAACAAATGAGCAAAAAACTCAGTGTCTCTTAAAAACAATtgaatttctttcttttcaagaATCAATGGGAATAGTATTAGTAACATGTTCTGTGTTTGGAGCTTGTCTGACCATAACAGCAGCAATCATTTTTTTCTGGTACAGATATACTCCAATAGTCAGAGCCAAtaactctgagctcagtttcctcctgctcttctcattaactctgtgtttcctttgctcacttactttcattggccagccctctgagtggtcctgtatgttgcgccacacagcatttggcatcacatttgtcctgtgcatctcttgtgttctggggaaaacaatagtggtgttaatggccttcagggctacactgccaggcaataatattatgaaatggtttgggcccacacagcagaggttaagTGTTCTTGCTTTCACACTCATACAGGTCCTGATTTGTGTCCTTTGGTTGACAATTTCACCCCCTTTTCctcacaaaaatacaaaatactatatagaaaaaataattctagagtgtgatgtaggatcagcagtggggttttatgctgtgttagggtatattggattCCTCTCTGCCATGTGCTTTGTGCTGGCTTTTCTGGCTCGTAAACTGCCTGATAACTtcaatgaagccaaattcatcacattcagcatgctcatattctgtgcagtctggatcacctttatcccagcTTATATCAGCTCTCCTGGCAAGTTCACTGTAGCTGTGGAGATATTTGCCATTTTAGCTTCTAGTTTTGGTTtactttcatgtatttttgtcccCAAATGTTACATTATTCTATTAAAACCTCAAAAGAATAACAAGAAACATCTAATGGGTAAAATGACCTGTAAATCACTTTAA